From the genome of Vicia villosa cultivar HV-30 ecotype Madison, WI linkage group LG2, Vvil1.0, whole genome shotgun sequence, one region includes:
- the LOC131654118 gene encoding FCS-Like Zinc finger 10-like — translation MADSSSNFSLSSETISPRQICSSIFHTSGSSMGVGVKNLPEFESVWSPTSPLDCRLFSNLGNVFGVKSSRKVEHKKPLDGSKVGLGIITSLVNETISSDEILGEFQRKNIIFGSQVKNGMRQFSNKNLSLASGLKTNSLPKNYVISLPSETKSPLSEVERFDDGVNRESLPDSSKPSSLINSTQNSNSGTNDLFVEVKSTTSSFAPVMNRSSQIDDSLKIKSCPLPIYVGSLSAKEIELSEDYTCIISHGPNPKRTHIFGDCILECDNNDFTEFSKKEEPAFKSSQESAPHRFDSVTSFCYSCSKKLDEEEVIYAYSAEKAFCSFKCRSEEIFAEDEMEKTCNNSEEHSPNSSYHDDIFLMALQVSK, via the exons ATGGCCGATTCTTCTTCCAATTTCTCTTTATCTTCTGAAACAATAAGCCCGAGACAAATATGCTCCTCAATTTTTCACACTTCTGGTTCAAGCATGGGAGTTGGTGTGAAAAATTTACCGGAGTTTGAATCCGTCTGGAGTCCTACTTCTCCTCTCGATTGCAGACTCTTCTCGAATCTTGGTAATGTTTTCGGTGTTAAGTCTTCTAGGAAAGTTGAGCATAAGAAGCCGTTAGATGGAAGTAAAGTAGGCCTTGGCATCATAACTTCTCTGGTTAACGAAACCATATCTAGTGACGAGATCCTTGGTGAATTTCAGAGGAAAAATATAATTTTCGGATCACAGGTGAAGAATGGCATGCGTCAATTCTCAAACAAAAACCTTTCTCTTGCGTCTGGTTTGAAAACCAATTCCTTGCCCAAAAACTATGTAATTTCACTTCCTTCTGAAACCAAAAGTCCCTTATCGGAAGTTGAAAGATTTGACGACGGTGTCAATCGGGAATCTTTGCCTGATTCCTCCAAACCTTCTTCGTTGATCAACTCAACTCAAAACTCTAATTCGGGAACCAATGATTTGTTTGTAGAAGTTAAGTCTACAACATCGAGCTTTGCTCCGGTTATGAACAGAAGCTCACAGATAGATGATTCTTTAAAAATCAAATCATGTCCACTTCCGATATATGTAGGCTCACTCTCTGCAAAAGAGATAGAGCTTTCGGAGGATTATACTTGTATAATCTCTCATGGTCCAAATCCTAAGCGAACACATATATTCGGTGACTGCATTTTGGAGTGTGACAACAATGACTTTACCGAGTTCAGCAAGAAAGAAGAACCGGCTTTCAAATCTTCTCAAGAATCAGCGCCTCATCGTTTTGACAGTGTTACGAGCTTTTGTTACTCGTGTAGTAAGAAATTAGACGAGGAGGAAGTCATTTACGCATATAG TGCGGAGAAAGCATTTTGCAGTTTTAAGTGTCGATCGGAGGAGATTTTCGCAGAAGATGAAATGGAGAAAACTTGCAATAACTCAGAAGAGCACTCTCCTAACTCAAGTTACCATGACGATATCTTCCTCATGGCTCTGCAAGTTTCCAAATAA
- the LOC131651519 gene encoding uncharacterized protein LOC131651519 — protein sequence MANNNIPSSDPFLLEHLIEDSTREVTNRRRQEEPQHALAGQGRSRQETSQPRRQRVQNVQQLQGLQQVQNVEQNPPEGNVQNREDQQARTHNGPERPQNENETDARDGHAASSFTHTSDRQRTRHVEEEEPLNIPEDADPVTVLLLKELQKTNSLLRLQDDRIHELERKRRYRSPPRRHYRSRSYSSSRSPPRRHRRRSPSSSRSPPRRHRRRRSYSRSPPRKSRKNQRPEATEARSLSPEQGHQGPSKAVLKPRERPSPRDNRAGPNNDQERPRRGRHSTSPRPSDEEDFRSPLSEDIRRARLPRGMEKPPALDQ from the coding sequence atggctaacaacaacatcccaagctcCGACCCCTTCCTCCTGGAACATCTGATCGAAGATTCCACCCGCGAGGTGACGAATCGCCGCCGGCAAGAAGAACCTCAACATGCCCTTGCCGGACAGGGAAGGTCGAGACAGGAGACTTCGCAACCTAGGAGGCAGCGGGTCCAGAACGTCCAGCAGCTGCagggcctccaacaggttcagaATGTCGAACAAAACCCTCCCGAGGGAAACGTTCAGAACAGGGAAGACCAGCAGGCCCGAACCCACAATGGGCCTGAGCGCCCCCAGAATGAGAATGAGACCGACGCCAGAGATGGGCAcgctgcttcctcattcacccacacctccgacagGCAGAGGACCCGTCATGTAGAAGAGGAGGAACCGCTCAACATCCCCGAGGATGCTGACCCCGTCACTGTCCTCCTGCTCAAAGAACTGCAAAAGACGAACAGCCTCCTCCGACTTCAGGACGACCGTATCCACGAGCTGGAAAGGAAACGACGGTATCGCTCCCCTCCGCGGAGACATTACCGGTcgcgctcctattcctcctcgcgctcacctcCGAGGAGGCACCGCCGGCGCTCCCCATCTTCTTCACGCTCGCCACCCAGAAGACACCGCCGTCGGAGGtcatattcccgctctccaccGAGAAAGAGCAGGAAGAACCAGAGACCAGAGGCCACTGAAGCAAGAAGCCTCTCCCCCGAGCAGGGTCATCAGGGCCCCTCCAAGGCTGTGCTGAAACCCCGCGAGCGTCCCTCTCCTCGGGATAATCGCGCCGGTCCCAACAATGACCAGGAAAGACCCCGGCGAGGCAGACATTCAACTTCACCAAGACCAAGCGACGAAGAAGACTTCCGCAGCCCTCTGTCCGAGGACATCCGAAGAGCCCGCCTTCCTCGAGGGATGGAAAAACCCCCTGCGTTGGACCA
- the LOC131654119 gene encoding pentatricopeptide repeat-containing protein At3g16010, with translation MLPGFVAARRKISTWPPFSQRLKQTENEIVQMFRLPDSQEENDGLPMKGGRVLLRRDPNARTLDERFIRILKIFKWGPDAEKALEVLKLKLDIRLVREVLKIDVEVNVKIQFFKWAGKKRNFEHDSTTYMALIRCLDENRLVGELWRTIQEMVKGPCAIDPSELSEIVKILGRVKMVNKALSVFYQVKGRKCRPTSSTYNSVILMLMQEGHHEKVHELYNEMCSEGYCFPDTFTYSALISVFAKLNRDDSAVRLFDEMKENGLQPTEKIYTTLMGIYFKLGRVEEALNLVHEMRMRRCAPTVFTYTELIRGLGKSGRVEDAYGVYKSMLKDGCRPDVVLMNNLINIFGRSNRLKDAIELFTEMKLLNCTPNVVTYNTIIKSLFEAKAPPSEASSWLERMKKDGVVPSSFTYSILIDGFCKTNRVEKALLLLEEMDEKGFPPCPAAYCSLINSLGKAKRYEAANELFQELKENCGSSSARVYAVMIKHFGKCGRLNEAISLFNEMKKLGCVPDVYAYNALMTGMVRADMMDEAFSLFRAMEENGCTPDINSHNIILNGLARTGGPKRAIEMFEKMKNSTIKPDAVSYNTVLGCFSRAGLFEEAAKLMKEMNSMGLQYDLITYSSILEAVGKVDEDRNLV, from the exons ATGCTTCCTGGGTTCGTTGCTGCCAGGAGAAAGATATCAACTTGGCCCCCTTTCTCTCAGAGATTAAAACAAACAG AAAATGAGATTGTTCAAATGTTTCGCTTGCCTGATTCCCAAGAAGAAAACGATGGTCTTCCCATGAAAGGAGGGAGAGTACTATTGAGGAGGGATCCTAATGCTAGAACATTGGATGAAAGATtcattaggattttgaaaatatttaaatgggGACCTGATGCCGAAAAGGCATTGGAAGTGCTGAAGCTTAAGCTTGATATTCGCTTGGTTCGCGAGGTTTTGAAGATAGATGTTGAGGTTAATGTGAAGATTCAGTTTTTTAAATGGGCTGGGAAGAAACGGAATTTTGAACACGATTCAACGACTTATATGGCTTTGATACGATGCTTGGATGAAAATAGGTTGGTTGGTGAACTGTGGAGGACGATACAAGAGATGGTTAAGGGTCCGTGCGCAATTGATCCTTCTGAGTTGTCTGAAATTGTGAAAATATTGGGTCGAGTTAAGATGGTTAATAAGGCATTATCTGTGTTTTATCAGGTTAAGGGTCGCAAGTGCAGACCTACGTCGAGCACTTACAATTCTGTCATCTTGATGCTGATGCAAGAGGGGCATCATGAGAAAGTTCATGAGCTGTATAACGAAATGTGCAGCGAGGGTTATTGTTTCCCTGATACATTTACTTATAGTGCACTAATATCAGTGTTTGCAAAGCTAAATCGCGATGATTCTGCCGTTAGATTATTTGATGAGATGAAGGAAAATGGATTACAGCCTACAGAAAAAATTTATACAACTTTAATGGGAATATACTTTAAGTTGGGTCGGGTTGAGGAAGCATTGAACCTAGTCCACGAGATGAGAATGCGGCGGTGTGCCCCAACTGTCTTTACTTATACGGAATTGATTAGGGGATTGGGAAAATCTGGGAGGGTTGAAGATGCATACGGAGTATACAAGAGTATGCTGAAAGATGGTTGCAGACCGGATGTTGTTCTGATGAATAATTTGATTAACATTTTCGGTAGATCAAATCGCTTAAAAGATGCTATTGAGCTTTTCACTGAAATGAAATTACTTAATTGCACACCTAATGTCGTTACATACAATACCATTATCAAATCATTATTTGAAGCCAAAGCTCCGCCTTCTGAGGCTTCTTCTTGGTTAGagagaatgaaaaaagatggagtAGTTCCCAGCTCATTTACATATTCAATTCTCATAGACGGTTTCTGCAAAACAAATCGAGTTGAGAAAGCTTTGTTGCTTCTTGAGGAGATGGATGAAAAAGGCTTTCCACCTTGTCCTGCTGCATACTGCAGCCTGATCAATAGCCTCGGTAAAGCTAAACGCTACGAGGCTGCAAACGAGCTGTTCCAGGAATTGAAAGAGAACTGCGGAAGTTCGAGCGCTCGTGTGTATGCTGTCATGATTAAACATTTTGGAAAATGTGGGCGACTCAATGAAGCTATCAGTCTTTTCAACGAGATGAAAAAACTCGGATGCGTCCCTGATGTTTATGCTTATAATGCTCTCATGACAGGGATGGTAAGGGCCGACATGATGGACGAAGCTTTTTCGTTGTTTAGAGCTATGGAAGAAAATGGTTGCACACCAGATATAAACTCACATAATATCATCCTAAATGGCTTGGCTAGGACCGGTGGCCCGAAACGCGCTATTGAAATGTTCGAGAAAATGAAGAATTCTACTATTAAGCCAGATGCAGTTTCTTACAACACCGTTCTTGGCTGCTTCAGTCGTGCAGGTCTATTTGAAGAGGCCGCAAAGCTTATGAAAGAAATGAATTCAATGGGATTACAATATGATCTAATCACCTACTCTTCAATACTTGAGGCTGTTGGTAAGGTTGACGAAGATCGCAATCTGGTATAG
- the LOC131654120 gene encoding uncharacterized protein LOC131654120: MDDIENDAIARYPPNPYAVSHPHNQGYGYQKHPFRNSPYSRPVVNESAEDFNGGNEEDDYRLDGKDDVVDDEEEEDAVDRNRSVRVPLNHVDEDDDVDDDMDGDGDENDDNDQQENQEYGYLKHPMRNNPDPQPFENEGNNDGDEGDEEDEERLVGEDEGDGDEDVDQNNNFQLSRNHADEEDNNDGDGDEDRDRDEDDNDGDEDREENGDNNDGDNDNKQKSYAIMNEDEFEWHPKKQKLKSLMSTYEFAARVPEPSAAASSATKPSFGARNSLSEWTEKETFVLLDAWGDRFLQHGRKSLRSDEWQQVAEKVSEVSKVDRTDTQCRNRLDTLKKKYKKDKIKFSEMGGGDKKWVYFKKMDKLMSSPPQQAGFSCGLDSRESVFLKPRVFANHANGLDDTRDNPANTKSIGVEGLERPRAKKRRKGRGSDESSSFKLLADSIQNFGKIYEKIENNKRQQMMELEKMRMDFLTELETQKREIFEKLQSEILRFEQRDD, encoded by the coding sequence ATGGATGACATTGAGAATGATGCAATTGCAAGGTATCCCCCTAACCCATATGCTGTTAGTCACCCTCATAATCAAGGTTATGGTTATCAGAAACATCCTTTTAGGAATTCTCCTTATTCTCGTCCCGTTGTGAATGAATCCGCCGAAGATTTTAATGGTggcaatgaagaagatgattatAGGTTAGATGGGAAAGATGATGTTGTggatgatgaggaggaggaggatgccGTTGATCGAAATAGGAGCGTTCGAGTTCCTCTGAAtcatgttgatgaagatgatgatgttgatgatgatatgGATGGGGATGGCGATGAAAATGATGATAATGACCAACAAGAAAATCAGGAGTATGGTTATCTGAAACATCCTATGAGGAATAATCCGGATCCCCAGCCATTTGAAAATGAAGGTAACAATGATGGAGATGaaggagatgaagaagatgaagagcgGTTAGTAGGGGAAGATGAAGGTGACGGTGATGAGGATGTTGATCAAAATAACAACTTTCAGCTTTCCCGAAATCATGCTGATGAAGAAGATAACAATGATGGGGATGGGGATGAGGATAGGGATAGGGATGAAGATGACAATGACGGGGATGAGGATAGGGAGGAAAATGGTGATAACAACGACGGTGATAATGACAATAAGCAGAAAAGCTATGCCATCATGAATGAAGATGAATTTGAGTGGCACCCAAAAAAGCAAAAGCTAAAGAGTTTGATGTCAACTTATGAATTTGCAGCTCGGGTGCCGGAACCATCTGCTGCAGCTTCTTCTGCTACTAAACCATCTTTTGGGGCTAGAAACTCGCTTAGTGAGTGGACTGAGAAAGAGACATTTGTTCTTCTTGATGCGTGGGGTGATCGGTTTCTTCAACATGGAAGGAAGAGTCTTCGATCTGATGAATGGCAACAAGTTGCAGAAAAGGTATCAGAAGTTTCAAAAGTTGATAGGACAGATACTCAGTGTAGAAATCGTTTGGATACATTGAAGAAGAAATACAAAAAGGACAAGATTAAGTTTTCGGAAATGGGTGGCGGAGATAAAAAATGGGTTTACTTCAAAAAGATGGATAAGTTAATGTCTTCTCCACCGCAACAAGCCGGTTTCTCTTGTGGTTTGGACTCAAGAGAGAGTGTTTTTTTGAAGCCTAGAGTTTTTGCTAATCATGCAAATGGATTGGATGACACGAGGGATAATCCCGCAAATACCAAATCCATTGGTGTAGAAGGTTTAGAAAGGCCCCGCGCAAAGAAAAGAAGGAAAGGTAGGGGCAGTGACGAGTCTTCTTCCTTCAAATTACTTGCTGATTCCATTCAGAATTTCGGTAAGATTTATgagaaaattgaaaataataaaaggcAGCAGATGATGGAGCTGGAAAAGATGAGGATGGATTTCCTCACTGAATTGGAAACACAAAAGagagagatttttgaaaaatTGCAGAGTGAGATTTTAAGATTCGAGCAAAGAGATGATTAG